From one Geoalkalibacter halelectricus genomic stretch:
- a CDS encoding PDDEXK family nuclease produces MPVEIGLWRLGARPEKLTVSSPDAESVLENALEQDLSIVDGGLMLIGRQVPTSYGKLIDMLAMTAAGDLVVIENKKARTAREVVAQVLDYASWVESLSYDEIASIYSQKNSGKKLEEAFDDAFGTSLPEQVNQSHEMIIVASELDPSTERIINYLSDNYGVPVNAVFFRFYRDEGRDYLARTWLIDPKDAERKVSQSKAKKGSEPWNGRDFYISLGEGETRNWEDCRKYGFVSGGQGKWYSQTLKLLFPGSRVFVNIPATGYVGVGIVKDSAVPVNEFKVVEGGNEVPILQMPMQAKNMAKNADDPVLSEYLVRVEWLKAVPKNEAHWEKGFFAIQHTACRLTSSFTIEKLSQHFGIDE; encoded by the coding sequence ATGCCCGTAGAAATCGGTCTTTGGCGTCTTGGGGCGCGTCCCGAAAAACTTACAGTATCGTCGCCAGATGCGGAGTCCGTACTTGAAAACGCATTAGAGCAGGATTTGTCAATCGTAGATGGAGGGCTGATGCTTATCGGGCGTCAAGTGCCAACCTCATATGGCAAATTGATTGACATGTTGGCCATGACAGCTGCCGGTGATCTTGTAGTCATCGAAAATAAAAAGGCTCGCACTGCCCGTGAAGTTGTTGCACAAGTGCTGGATTACGCATCTTGGGTTGAGTCTCTATCTTATGATGAGATTGCAAGTATTTACTCACAAAAGAATTCTGGCAAAAAGCTAGAAGAAGCTTTTGATGATGCATTTGGAACCAGCTTGCCTGAGCAAGTTAACCAGAGTCATGAAATGATAATCGTAGCTTCTGAGTTAGACCCAAGTACAGAGAGAATCATAAACTATTTATCAGATAATTATGGTGTTCCTGTTAATGCCGTTTTTTTCAGGTTTTACCGAGACGAGGGCAGGGACTATCTCGCACGCACATGGTTAATTGACCCTAAAGACGCAGAGCGCAAGGTGTCACAATCGAAAGCCAAAAAAGGCAGCGAGCCATGGAATGGCCGTGACTTTTACATAAGTCTAGGCGAGGGTGAGACCAGGAATTGGGAAGATTGCCGAAAATATGGTTTTGTCTCTGGTGGACAAGGGAAATGGTATAGCCAAACACTGAAATTACTTTTTCCTGGGTCGCGCGTATTCGTAAACATTCCTGCAACTGGCTATGTTGGCGTTGGGATTGTTAAAGATTCCGCTGTGCCAGTAAATGAATTCAAGGTAGTTGAAGGCGGAAATGAAGTGCCAATTTTGCAAATGCCCATGCAGGCCAAGAATATGGCGAAAAACGCTGATGATCCTGTACTGTCAGAGTACTTAGTCAGGGTTGAATGGTTAAAGGCCGTACCGAAGAATGAAGCACACTGGGAAAAAGGTTTTTTTGCTATTCAACACACCGCATGTCGCTTAACCAGTAGTTTTACAATCGAAAAGCTTTCCCAGCATTTTGGAATAGACGAATAG
- a CDS encoding OmpA family protein — protein sequence MTYRHALLLFLALVLLPSLPALALSPEDLRVESHHPQAVVSLDRIIEDGKVLVRVADADNNPILGLTAEDFAITKLGRQARITQVESFAENIDVPRHIVLVLDNSDSMRQRNAVRPLLDAMDEVLKIVRPIDQVHLVVFADRDPQRMGGRDLHVRTFSSSDRAMLKNFVDQAFLGRLTVNTFLYEAMLAGLDIIARLPAEEPKFMVVFSDGEDLNSRYSRNDVTRAMEDFERFESYAIDFMPGPRVDPFLQSFAARGGGKIWKAEEGAALVPIFQEVASKLQYNYVISYLMPLEGRLAVSPSNLTIEEVRTIDASPLLGHIYFAEGSSQIPARYHRFSRQADTARFDEQDLRGTLEKYEYVLDIIGKRLRDNPDAKIRLVGTNADFGPERGRQDLSMMRAVEVRNYLQYIWNIAPERIRVEARNLPEKPSSSRIEEGRADNRRVEIHSEHSAILDLIRSTYTSHRLDTTALIVRPLVDSFYDLDEWRITVGAGEHSLAELRGAGTPDEFYRVPLAMERPHEVGEAGRIDVNLAARDARGQELLVAAEPVAVRFIQTSQLLAQRLDFRVQERYALILFDFDHHSIDARNRHIVEQIGARIRDLPQAGVEIVGHTDNIGSEAYNQQLSERRARAVYDLLRNAAPGAAERIEYRGAGMIDPPYDNLSSETRAFNRTVTITLEYLARE from the coding sequence ATGACATACCGTCACGCTTTGCTTTTATTTCTTGCGCTGGTTTTGCTCCCCAGCCTGCCGGCTCTGGCTTTGAGCCCCGAGGATCTGCGCGTCGAATCGCACCATCCGCAGGCCGTCGTGTCCCTGGACCGCATCATCGAGGACGGCAAGGTGCTGGTGCGCGTGGCCGATGCCGACAACAATCCCATCCTCGGTCTTACCGCCGAGGATTTCGCCATCACCAAGCTCGGCAGACAGGCGCGCATCACCCAGGTGGAATCCTTCGCGGAAAACATCGACGTGCCGCGCCACATCGTGCTGGTTCTCGACAATTCCGATTCCATGCGGCAGCGCAACGCGGTGCGGCCCCTGCTGGACGCCATGGATGAGGTGCTCAAGATCGTGCGCCCCATCGACCAGGTGCATCTGGTGGTGTTCGCCGACCGCGATCCGCAGCGCATGGGCGGCCGCGACCTGCATGTGCGCACTTTCAGCTCCAGCGACCGCGCCATGCTCAAGAATTTTGTCGATCAGGCCTTTCTCGGCCGCCTGACGGTCAACACCTTTCTGTACGAGGCGATGCTTGCCGGCCTGGACATCATCGCGCGCCTGCCCGCCGAGGAACCTAAGTTCATGGTGGTGTTTTCCGACGGCGAGGACTTGAACAGCCGCTATTCCCGCAATGACGTCACCCGGGCCATGGAGGATTTCGAGCGCTTCGAGTCCTACGCCATCGATTTCATGCCCGGCCCCCGGGTCGATCCCTTTTTGCAATCCTTCGCCGCGCGCGGCGGCGGCAAGATCTGGAAGGCCGAGGAAGGCGCGGCGCTCGTCCCCATCTTTCAGGAGGTCGCCTCGAAGCTGCAATACAACTACGTCATCAGCTACCTGATGCCTCTTGAAGGGCGCCTGGCGGTTTCACCATCGAACCTGACCATCGAGGAGGTTCGCACCATCGACGCCTCGCCCCTGCTCGGCCACATTTACTTCGCGGAAGGTTCGAGCCAGATCCCCGCGCGCTACCATCGCTTCAGCCGGCAGGCCGACACGGCGCGCTTCGATGAGCAGGATCTGCGCGGCACCCTGGAGAAATACGAATACGTCCTCGACATCATCGGCAAGCGCCTGCGCGACAACCCCGATGCCAAAATCCGGCTGGTGGGCACCAACGCCGATTTCGGCCCGGAGCGCGGCCGGCAGGATCTCTCCATGATGCGAGCCGTCGAGGTCAGAAACTACTTGCAATACATCTGGAACATCGCCCCCGAGCGCATCCGCGTCGAGGCGCGCAACCTGCCGGAAAAACCCAGTTCGAGCCGCATCGAGGAGGGCCGCGCCGACAACCGGCGGGTGGAGATCCACTCCGAGCATTCGGCCATCCTTGATCTGATCCGCAGCACTTACACCAGCCATCGCCTCGACACCACCGCCCTTATCGTGCGACCGCTGGTGGACAGCTTCTACGACCTCGACGAGTGGCGCATCACGGTAGGCGCCGGCGAACACAGCCTGGCGGAGCTCAGGGGCGCGGGCACGCCCGATGAATTCTACCGCGTGCCCCTGGCCATGGAGCGCCCCCACGAGGTGGGCGAGGCGGGGCGCATCGACGTGAATCTTGCGGCGCGCGACGCCAGGGGCCAGGAATTGCTGGTGGCAGCGGAACCGGTGGCGGTGCGATTCATCCAGACCAGCCAACTGCTGGCGCAGCGGCTTGATTTCCGCGTGCAGGAAAGGTACGCCCTGATCCTGTTTGATTTCGACCACCACAGCATCGATGCACGCAACCGGCACATCGTCGAGCAGATCGGCGCGCGCATCCGCGATCTTCCCCAAGCCGGCGTCGAGATCGTCGGCCATACGGACAACATCGGTTCGGAAGCTTACAACCAGCAACTCTCCGAGCGCCGCGCCAGGGCGGTTTACGACCTGCTGCGCAACGCCGCGCCCGGCGCCGCGGAGCGCATCGAGTATCGCGGCGCCGGCATGATCGATCCGCCCTACGACAATCTGTCCTCGGAAACCCGGGCCTTCAACCGCACGGTGACCATCACCCTGGAATACCTGGCGCGGGAGTGA
- a CDS encoding TetR family transcriptional regulator: MRRTKEETQKTRKAILEAAERVFFAQGIARTTLEQIARAAGLTRGAIYWHFQNKVDLINAVHAEVHLPMEEVFFRILDAEDADALRRLEDHCAASFAQLHSDERSRRVYGILLLKCEYSEEMSGLIERLRVSKERVTVELEDFFQRLQKAGRIGSAAQPRVLALGLYAFMLGLYSDYLRYPDLYRIPEDGEALIRHFFAPLKVGAKAGESAA, translated from the coding sequence GTGAGACGCACCAAGGAAGAAACCCAAAAAACCCGCAAGGCGATTCTGGAAGCCGCCGAGCGGGTTTTTTTCGCTCAGGGCATCGCCCGCACCACCCTGGAGCAGATCGCCCGCGCCGCGGGCCTGACCCGTGGCGCCATCTACTGGCATTTTCAGAACAAAGTCGACTTGATCAACGCCGTTCACGCCGAAGTGCACCTGCCCATGGAGGAGGTGTTCTTCCGCATTCTCGACGCCGAGGACGCCGATGCCCTGCGGCGCCTCGAAGATCACTGCGCGGCCTCATTCGCGCAACTTCACAGCGATGAACGCAGTCGGCGCGTGTACGGCATTTTGCTGCTCAAATGCGAATACTCGGAGGAAATGAGTGGGTTGATCGAACGGTTGCGGGTGTCGAAGGAACGCGTCACGGTGGAATTGGAAGACTTTTTCCAGCGCCTGCAAAAAGCCGGACGCATCGGCAGCGCCGCGCAACCGCGCGTTCTTGCCCTCGGCCTTTATGCCTTCATGCTCGGCCTCTACAGCGACTACCTGCGTTACCCGGATCTGTATCGGATTCCCGAAGACGGCGAAGCACTCATCCGCCATTTTTTCGCGCCCCTTAAAGTGGGTGCAAAAGCTGGGGAGAGTGCCGCGTGA
- a CDS encoding efflux RND transporter periplasmic adaptor subunit: MPMSHSRRPLRRLILILAASYLLAGCGGDSEQQAGQDWAPPVTVMSAEKTSVQVEQTYAGRLRGAREVEVRTRVQGILEERLYQEGGYVAQGEALFRIDPEPFAVALQAARAEEQSAQADLQQAEREWERISRLYEQDAVSRRERDQALSALELAQARRALTRARTAQAQLEMGYTRVEAPLSGVTSLEVLPEGSLVERGTLLTTIVEQDPIHVRFSLPEDDAAIQRSARAALAGAGAAAHSRKAQLVLPDGSLYERSGEIDFTAATIDPRTGTVSARAVFSNPDRLLVPGQFLRVRVLLQTLDDVALVPESAVVSGPEGPSLYLLDEDDKVHLRPISLGPVVDGGQVVLEGLEEGGRLVVNGQAGLRPGMAVNPQDAESQESR, encoded by the coding sequence ATGCCGATGTCGCACTCCCGGCGCCCCCTGCGGCGCCTCATCCTGATCCTTGCCGCCTCCTACCTCCTGGCCGGTTGCGGAGGCGATTCCGAACAACAGGCCGGGCAGGATTGGGCACCGCCGGTCACCGTCATGAGCGCGGAAAAAACTTCGGTGCAGGTTGAGCAGACCTATGCCGGGCGCCTGCGCGGCGCGCGGGAAGTGGAGGTGCGCACCCGTGTTCAGGGCATCCTGGAGGAGCGCCTTTATCAGGAAGGCGGCTATGTAGCTCAGGGAGAGGCTCTCTTTCGCATCGATCCGGAGCCTTTCGCCGTCGCCTTGCAGGCTGCACGTGCCGAGGAGCAAAGCGCCCAAGCCGATTTGCAGCAGGCCGAACGTGAATGGGAGCGCATTTCACGCCTCTACGAGCAGGACGCCGTCAGCCGGCGCGAGCGCGACCAGGCTCTCTCCGCTCTGGAGTTGGCCCAGGCGCGCAGGGCGCTGACGCGGGCGCGCACGGCGCAGGCGCAACTGGAAATGGGCTACACCCGGGTGGAGGCCCCCCTGAGCGGAGTCACCAGCCTGGAGGTTCTGCCCGAAGGCAGCCTGGTCGAGCGCGGCACTCTGCTCACCACCATCGTTGAGCAAGACCCCATCCATGTGCGTTTTTCCCTCCCGGAGGACGACGCCGCCATACAGCGCAGCGCACGTGCGGCCCTGGCGGGGGCGGGCGCTGCCGCGCACAGCCGCAAGGCCCAGCTGGTGTTGCCCGACGGCAGCCTCTATGAGCGCAGTGGCGAGATCGACTTCACCGCCGCCACCATTGATCCGCGCACCGGCACGGTATCAGCCCGCGCGGTCTTCAGCAATCCCGACCGGCTTCTGGTACCCGGCCAGTTCTTGCGGGTGCGCGTGCTTCTGCAAACGCTCGACGACGTCGCCCTGGTTCCTGAATCCGCAGTGGTTTCCGGTCCCGAAGGGCCGAGCCTCTACCTGCTGGACGAGGATGACAAGGTGCATCTGCGTCCCATCTCCCTGGGTCCGGTGGTTGACGGTGGCCAGGTGGTTCTGGAGGGTCTGGAAGAAGGCGGGCGCCTGGTGGTCAACGGCCAGGCGGGCCTGCGCCCCGGCATGGCCGTCAATCCCCAGGATGCCGAGTCGCAGGAGAGCCGCTGA
- a CDS encoding VOC family protein, with protein sequence MQLESYLFFEGCCDEALAFYREALGAEVTFLMRYRESPEPKDIPPDAEDKVMHANVRIGESTLMVSDGLCQGDPNFQGFSLCLDVADEATAQRLFSALATGGEVQMPQVPRAASPVF encoded by the coding sequence ATGCAACTCGAATCCTACTTGTTCTTCGAAGGCTGCTGCGACGAGGCGCTGGCCTTTTATCGCGAAGCCCTGGGGGCCGAGGTGACGTTTCTCATGCGCTATCGCGAAAGCCCCGAACCGAAAGACATCCCGCCGGACGCCGAGGACAAGGTGATGCATGCCAATGTGCGCATCGGCGAGAGCACCCTGATGGTGTCCGACGGACTGTGCCAGGGAGATCCCAACTTTCAGGGCTTTTCCCTGTGCCTGGACGTGGCGGACGAAGCCACGGCCCAACGCCTGTTTTCAGCCCTGGCCACGGGTGGCGAGGTGCAGATGCCCCAAGTGCCCCGTGCGGCCAGTCCTGTCTTCTAA
- a CDS encoding SRPBCC family protein, protein MIRLNFSITIQAPREKVWTTMLADEGYRQWTAVFSPGSHYVGSWVEGGKLLFLGLDDKSEEGGMLSRVKEYRPHEFVSIEHLGLVTKGAEDTSSEAARQWAGAQENYTFKDLGGQTEVRVEMDAVDEYRDWFEDLWPKALQKLKRLAEGAK, encoded by the coding sequence ATGATCAGACTGAATTTTTCCATAACCATCCAAGCGCCGCGCGAGAAGGTCTGGACGACCATGCTCGCCGATGAAGGCTACCGGCAATGGACCGCTGTCTTTTCGCCCGGCTCGCACTATGTCGGCTCCTGGGTCGAGGGCGGCAAGCTGCTCTTTCTCGGCCTCGACGATAAGAGCGAGGAGGGCGGCATGCTGAGCCGCGTGAAGGAATACCGGCCCCATGAGTTTGTCTCCATCGAGCACCTCGGCCTGGTGACCAAGGGCGCGGAGGACACCAGCAGCGAGGCCGCGCGGCAATGGGCGGGCGCTCAGGAGAATTACACCTTCAAGGATCTGGGCGGCCAAACCGAGGTGCGCGTTGAAATGGATGCCGTCGACGAATACCGCGACTGGTTCGAGGATCTTTGGCCGAAGGCCCTGCAAAAGCTTAAACGATTGGCCGAAGGGGCAAAGTAG
- a CDS encoding DnaJ family domain-containing protein, which produces MDFLVMIAERKILEAMARGEFDNLPGAGRPLPREEGLDGVPAELRMAYKVLKNAGFVPPEVELRKEILTLQGLVEVVEDDAERRKMRRELQAKQIKLSLLMKRPLHLENALEYRDRVYEKFRG; this is translated from the coding sequence ATGGATTTTCTGGTGATGATCGCGGAGCGCAAGATTCTCGAGGCCATGGCGCGGGGCGAGTTCGACAACCTGCCCGGCGCGGGCCGGCCCCTGCCGCGCGAGGAGGGATTGGACGGCGTGCCGGCGGAACTGCGCATGGCTTACAAGGTCTTGAAGAATGCGGGGTTTGTGCCGCCGGAGGTGGAGCTGCGCAAGGAGATTCTGACCTTGCAGGGGCTGGTGGAGGTCGTGGAGGACGATGCGGAGCGGCGGAAAATGCGCCGCGAGTTGCAGGCCAAGCAGATCAAGCTCTCGCTGCTGATGAAACGGCCCCTGCACCTCGAAAACGCCCTGGAATACCGCGACCGGGTGTACGAAAAATTCCGTGGCTAG
- a CDS encoding ISL3 family transposase — MLIKTLLNKVERFKSFVYGATQIMLVDGVEALVIDIEARRNSRPACPECHKRAPAHDRQPPRLFEYLPIWSFKSYLRYAPRRVKCPEHGVRVEAMPWAYGKERMTISYQVFLARWAKRLSWKETAAIFETSWDSVFRAVQFVVSYGLAHRTLEGVTEIGVDEIAVFKGHKYLTLVYQLNAGARRLLWCGPERRVKTLLRFFHQFGKERSAQLKFVCSDMWAPYLKVIAKKAPQALNILDRFHVMRKFNEAIDEIRRNEVREFKANKQDNVLERGRWLLLKRPENLTEKQTARLDELLKLNLPSIKAYLLREDFQRFWDYQRYDFAGKFLDNWVTRTLQTDLEPMKKVAKMLRKHKPMILNWFKAKGRLSSGAVEGMNLKAKLTMRKAYGFKTLKCLEIALYHELGKLPEPEYHHRFC, encoded by the coding sequence ATGCTGATTAAGACTCTACTGAACAAGGTCGAACGGTTCAAGTCGTTCGTGTACGGCGCCACCCAGATAATGCTCGTCGATGGGGTGGAAGCCTTGGTCATTGACATCGAGGCGCGGCGCAACAGCCGCCCGGCGTGCCCCGAATGCCATAAGCGTGCACCGGCCCATGATCGTCAGCCACCGCGGCTCTTTGAATATCTGCCGATCTGGTCGTTCAAATCCTATTTGCGCTACGCCCCGCGCCGGGTCAAATGCCCTGAGCACGGCGTCAGAGTCGAAGCGATGCCTTGGGCGTATGGCAAAGAGCGCATGACCATTTCGTATCAAGTGTTTCTGGCCCGCTGGGCCAAGCGGCTCTCCTGGAAAGAGACCGCCGCGATCTTTGAAACCAGTTGGGACAGCGTGTTTCGTGCCGTGCAGTTTGTCGTCAGCTACGGGCTGGCTCACCGCACCCTTGAAGGCGTCACCGAGATCGGCGTGGACGAAATCGCCGTCTTTAAGGGCCACAAGTACTTGACCCTGGTCTATCAGCTCAATGCCGGCGCCAGGCGGCTTTTATGGTGTGGTCCCGAGCGCCGGGTGAAAACCCTGCTGCGCTTTTTTCATCAGTTCGGCAAAGAGCGCAGCGCGCAGCTTAAATTCGTGTGCAGCGACATGTGGGCGCCTTATCTCAAAGTCATCGCCAAGAAGGCCCCGCAGGCGCTCAACATCCTGGATCGCTTCCACGTGATGCGCAAATTCAACGAGGCCATTGATGAGATTCGCCGCAACGAAGTCCGAGAATTCAAGGCCAACAAGCAGGACAATGTGCTCGAGCGTGGCCGCTGGCTGCTGCTCAAGCGGCCGGAAAATCTCACCGAGAAGCAAACGGCGCGCCTCGACGAGCTGCTCAAGCTCAACCTGCCCTCGATCAAGGCATACCTGTTGCGCGAGGATTTCCAGCGGTTTTGGGATTATCAGCGCTACGACTTCGCCGGAAAGTTTCTCGACAACTGGGTGACCCGCACCCTGCAGACAGATCTGGAGCCGATGAAGAAGGTGGCCAAGATGCTGCGCAAGCACAAGCCGATGATTCTCAACTGGTTCAAAGCCAAGGGGCGGCTTTCCAGCGGCGCCGTGGAGGGCATGAACCTCAAGGCAAAACTCACTATGAGAAAAGCCTATGGTTTCAAGACCCTCAAATGTCTGGAAATCGCCCTATATCATGAACTTGGCAAGTTGCCCGAACCTGAATATCACCACAGATTTTGCTGA
- a CDS encoding SWIM zinc finger family protein, whose protein sequence is MRRGRREYSRWPEYVTVAERRADAQKHLDKLRKKGVKVQPVELSGRKIADSFWGKGWCDHMESFSDFANRLPRGRTYIRNGSVCHLDIRGGRIEAMVSGTTLYNVSIAIKPLPKTKWSALKRACSGRIGSLIDLLRGKLDRGVMEVVSDRRQGLFPLPGEMKFDCDCPDWADMCKHVAAVLYGVGSRLDHSPEMLFLLRGVDHEELVDVSAALTDATRSGTSRRRIAAAGIADVFGIDMAETGEPPSETDAASAAGRPKPKTKTSKPGNESEAPSRARGGRKKNAPVQSKERKEAPAAPFPEPLTGEAIRAWRSSLGETQAAFASRIGITAASISQWEKKGKGTLGMQPRTLTALRKAWRLTNR, encoded by the coding sequence ATGAGAAGAGGCAGAAGAGAATATTCCCGATGGCCCGAGTACGTCACGGTGGCGGAGCGGCGGGCGGACGCGCAAAAGCATCTCGACAAGCTGAGAAAGAAGGGCGTCAAGGTGCAACCGGTTGAGCTGAGCGGCCGCAAGATCGCCGACTCCTTCTGGGGGAAGGGGTGGTGCGACCACATGGAGTCGTTCAGCGATTTCGCCAACCGCCTCCCCCGGGGCCGGACCTACATCAGAAACGGCTCGGTCTGCCATCTCGACATCCGCGGCGGCCGCATCGAGGCGATGGTCAGCGGAACGACCCTGTACAACGTCTCCATCGCCATCAAACCTCTCCCCAAAACAAAGTGGAGCGCGTTGAAGCGCGCCTGCTCCGGACGGATCGGTTCGCTCATCGATCTGCTGCGGGGAAAGCTCGACCGCGGCGTCATGGAGGTCGTTTCGGATCGCCGACAAGGGCTCTTCCCGCTGCCCGGCGAGATGAAATTCGACTGCGACTGCCCCGACTGGGCCGACATGTGCAAGCATGTGGCGGCGGTCCTCTACGGCGTCGGCTCGCGCCTCGACCACTCCCCCGAGATGCTGTTTCTCCTTCGCGGCGTCGATCACGAAGAACTGGTCGATGTTTCCGCCGCGCTCACCGATGCGACCCGATCCGGGACTTCCCGACGCAGAATCGCCGCGGCCGGGATCGCCGACGTCTTCGGGATCGACATGGCTGAAACGGGGGAGCCCCCGTCCGAAACGGATGCCGCCTCTGCGGCAGGAAGACCGAAGCCGAAAACGAAGACCTCGAAACCCGGCAATGAATCCGAAGCGCCATCCCGCGCACGAGGGGGGCGGAAAAAAAATGCTCCTGTGCAATCGAAAGAACGTAAGGAAGCGCCCGCGGCCCCCTTCCCCGAGCCGCTCACGGGGGAAGCCATCCGCGCCTGGCGCTCGTCACTCGGCGAGACGCAGGCCGCATTCGCCTCCCGCATCGGGATCACCGCCGCCAGCATTTCGCAATGGGAGAAAAAGGGGAAAGGAACACTCGGGATGCAGCCCCGGACCCTGACGGCGCTGCGCAAGGCCTGGAGACTGACAAATAGATAA
- a CDS encoding CvfB family protein, translating into MIEFGRINTLTLRARDAQGAWFEGDQIRILLPANEVPADAARGQKLAVFVYLNAEGLPLATLKHPKAQVGEFALLQVGQVTKHGAFLDWGLDKQLLVPFSEQPERMRAGRRYLVKVCMDDRGRLVATARIERCLEEGPGGLQIGDEVDVILWDFTDLGAKVIINDLYPGLLYQDEIRSGVKRGQRFKAYVRHIRDDGKIDVTLRRGGAAGARDDREVLLQALEKNGHLPLHDQSSPEDIRLALGLSKKAFKKAVGGLYKEGLVTLETDGIRLAGKPPRGRGAKKPGGK; encoded by the coding sequence ATGATTGAATTCGGTCGCATCAACACCCTGACCCTCCGCGCTCGGGACGCCCAGGGCGCCTGGTTCGAGGGCGACCAGATCCGCATTCTGCTGCCGGCGAACGAAGTCCCGGCCGATGCCGCGCGGGGGCAGAAGCTCGCGGTGTTCGTCTATCTCAACGCCGAAGGCCTGCCCCTGGCGACCCTCAAGCATCCCAAGGCCCAGGTCGGCGAATTCGCCCTGCTGCAGGTCGGCCAGGTCACCAAGCATGGCGCCTTTCTCGACTGGGGGCTCGATAAGCAGTTGCTGGTGCCCTTCAGCGAGCAGCCCGAGCGCATGCGCGCCGGGCGCCGCTACCTGGTCAAGGTGTGCATGGATGACCGCGGGCGGCTGGTGGCCACCGCGCGCATCGAGCGCTGCCTGGAAGAGGGGCCCGGCGGTCTGCAAATCGGCGACGAAGTCGACGTCATTTTGTGGGATTTCACCGATCTGGGCGCCAAGGTCATCATCAACGATCTCTACCCCGGGCTGCTCTATCAGGACGAAATCCGCAGCGGGGTCAAACGCGGGCAGCGGTTTAAGGCCTATGTGCGCCACATCCGCGACGACGGCAAGATCGATGTCACCTTGCGGCGCGGCGGCGCGGCCGGCGCCAGGGACGACCGCGAGGTGCTGCTCCAGGCCCTGGAAAAAAACGGCCATCTGCCCTTGCACGATCAGAGTTCCCCCGAGGACATTCGTCTGGCGCTGGGATTGAGCAAGAAAGCCTTCAAGAAGGCCGTGGGCGGGTTGTACAAGGAGGGCCTGGTCACCCTGGAGACGGACGGCATCCGCCTCGCCGGCAAGCCGCCGCGCGGGCGCGGGGCCAAGAAACCGGGCGGGAAATGA